The Maylandia zebra isolate NMK-2024a linkage group LG4, Mzebra_GT3a, whole genome shotgun sequence genome includes a window with the following:
- the mylk5 gene encoding myosin light chain kinase, smooth muscle isoform X2, translated as MNSDGSKQRFVSTFKMRIKAPGPSPAPENGPGVVGTRTSVKCTDAGSKHLDPPVFIQPLEDCCVDEGTDIRLRGVLKGSRPIKISWLHNGEVARFGKASFNGREASFVVRECLPEDAGAYTCLAESSAGKTSCSAAVVVRDFESICGVQNRALKTPTSPSKSVMGNGTLPQTPKDELHKFKGSICMSPTGSDRQSPVSSPKEVVPKKRANSRIGRSLCFENPPQHVEVKVGQSARLTCSFTGSPPVASCWIRNKEQIVDGLELRTENTNRSSTLVIEEAKPQHTGRYTIVVKDRKSSAEHTITLSVIERPQPPASSPVISLVSSSSLVLSWSGPCYDGGSAILGYVVEVNNQGSAEPEVWRELTSECKSTSYKVCSGLQPQQEHCFRVKAYNVVGLSEPGPVSPVVRMEERDKIKEEEAPQMYTTVSVDSSHKVTEHYDMQEKLGMGKFGMVYKLIHKETGRVCAGKFYKGRRAKEREAARKEIELMNYLHHPKLVQCLAAYDHKSEMVMVMEFIAGGELFERIVDDNFEHTEPSSVHYMQQILEGIAYMHQQNIVHLDLKPENIVCVDTTGTSIKIIDFGLASRIDQNTPLKVMHGTPEFVAPEVINYEPVGLGTDMWSIGVICYILLSGESPFQGNSDAETLALVTAAQWEFDEESFDEITEEAKNFISSLLSKDPRRRMTCEQALAHPWMAAFKSKELTLTKSLSKEKMKRFLARQKWKKAGKAMLALKRMALLSKAEGSASPTTPGGESPLSPEAEEALTSLELKLQEPPVFTKRLKDRTVTQGSSARLSCHLTGYPDPEVLWLCGDEPIEESPTVQIEYEEDGQCTLVLAKVGPEDGNVYTCRATNDHGEAFCSAKLTVQK; from the exons ATGAATAGTGATGGCAGCAAACAGCGTTTTGTGTCGACCTTTAAAATGCGCATCAAGGCCCCCGGTCCATCACCTGCACCTGAGAACGGGCCAGGAGTTGTCGGCACAAGGACCTCAGTAAAATGTACTGATGCAG GGTCTAAACATCTGGATCCACCTGTCTTCATACAGCCTCTGGAGGACTGCTGTGTAGATGAAGGGACTGACATTAGGTTACGTGGAGTTCTCAAAGGAAGTCGACCGATCAAAATATCGTGGCTGCACAATG GTGAAGTGGCCCGTTTCGGGAAGGCTTCCTTCAATGGCAGGGAGGCCAGTTTTGTTGTGAGGGAGTGCTTACCAGAAGACGCCGGTGCCTACACCTGCTTGGCAGAAAGCAGCGCAGGGAAGACATCTTGCAGTGCTGCTGTGGTTGTAAGAG ACTTTGAAAGTATCTGTGGCGTGCAGAATCGCGCTTTAAAGACTCCCACTTCTCCATCCAAAAGTGTAATGGGAAATGGAACGTTACCGCAGACTCCAAAAGATGAGCTACACAAATTCAAAGGATCTATTTGTATGTCTCCTACAGGCTCTGATAGGCAGAGCCCAGTCTCATCTCCAAAAG AAGTCGTCCCAAAGAAGCGAGCCAACTCAAGGATAG GCCGATCGTTATGTTTTGAAAACCCACCGCAGCACGTGGAGGTGAAGGTGGGACAAAGCGCCAGGCTGACGTGTAGTTTTACTGGAAGCCCTCCTGTAGCATCTTGTTGGATCAGAAACAAAGAACAG ATAGTGGACGGCCTAGAGCTAAGGACAGAAAATACTAATCGGAGTAGTACGCTGGTTATAGAAGAGGCTAAACCCCAGCACACAGGTCGCTACACCATTGTAGTAAAAGACCGAAAGAGCTCAGCAGAACACACAATCACCCTTTCTGTTATAG AGAGACCACAACCTCCTGCCTCCAGTCCAGTGATCTCCCTTGTCTCCTCATCCAGTCTTGTGCTATCCTGGTCAGGCCCCTGCTATGATGGCGGCAGTGCCATCCTTGGTTATGTCGTTGAAGTAAATAACCAAGGAAGTGCTGAGCCTGAGGTTTGGAGAGAGCTAACAAGCGAGTGTAAGAGTACCTCATACAAAGTTTGTTCTGGGCTTCAGCCACAACAGGAACACTGCTTCAGAGTAAAGGCCTATAACGTAGTAGGACTAAGCGAGCCAGGCCCAGTGTCACCAGTGGTGAGAATGGAGGAAAGAG acaagataaaagaagaagaagccccTCAGATGTATACCACTGTGTCTGTTGACTCTTCCCACAAAGTTACGGAACACTACGATATGCAGGAGAAACTTGGAAT GGGAAAATTTGGGATGGTGTACAAGCTCATCCACAAAGAGACAGGACGTGTGTGCGCTGGGAAGTTCTACAAAGGACGCCGTGCCAAGGAGAGGGAAGCCGCTCGTAAGGAAATAGAGCTGATGAATTACCTCCACCACCCCAAACTGGTTCAGTGTCTGGCAGCATATGATCACAAGTCTGAAATGGTCATGGTGATGGAGTT TATTGCAGGTGGCGAACTCTTTGAACGTATTGTGGATGACAACTTTGAGCACACGGAGCCTTCAAGTGTGCACTACATGCAGCAGATCCTGGAGGGGATTGCCTACATGCATCAGCAAAACATTGTCCATCTGGACCTCAAACCTGAAAACATCGTATGTGTTGACACCACAGGCACCTCCATAAAGATCATCGACTTTGGCTTAGCCAGTAGAATAG atcaaaacacaccTCTGAAGGTGATGCACGGGACTCCAGAATTTGTGGCCCCGGAAGTGATCAACTATGAGCCTGTGGGTTTGGGGACTGATATGTGGAGCATTGGGGTGATCTGCTACATACT GCTCAGTGGGGAATCTCCGTTCCAGGGAAACAGTGATGCAGAGACCCTGGCCTTGGTCACAGCTGCTCAGTGGGAGTTTGACGAGGAGAGCTTTGACGAGATAACAGAGGAGGCTAAAAATTTCATAAGCTCCCTGCTCAGCAAAGACCCGAG GCGTAGGATGACCTGTGAACAGGCCCTTGCCCATCCCTGGATGGCAGCATTTAAGTCTAAAGAGCTCACTCTCACCAAGAGTCTGTCCaaagagaagatgaagaggTTTTTGGCTAGACAGAAGTGGAAG AAAGCTGGCAAGGCCATGTTAGCACTGAAGAGAATGGCTCTGCTCTCTAAGGCGGAAGGCTCTGCATCTCCTACAACTCCTGGAGGAG AATCACCCCTGAGCCCAGAGGCAGAGGAAGCGTTGACCTCCCTGGAGCTTAAGCTGCAGGAACCCCCGGTGTTCACAAAGAGGTTGAAAGACCGGACTGTAACTCAGGGATCCAGTGCCCGTCTCTCGTGTCACCTCACAG GTTACCCTGACCCGGAGGTGCTGTGGCTGTGTGGTGATGAGCCTATTGAGGAGTCCCCCACTGTGCAAATAGAGTATGAGGAAGATGGCCAGTGTACGCTGGTTCTAGCCAAAGTTGGCCCAGAGGACGGCAATGTGTATACCTGTAGGGCCACTAATGACCACGGGGAGGCATTTTGCTCAGCCAAATTAACTGTCCAAAAATAG
- the mylk5 gene encoding myosin light chain kinase, smooth muscle isoform X1 yields the protein MLKSDMNSDGSKQRFVSTFKMRIKAPGPSPAPENGPGVVGTRTSVKCTDAGSKHLDPPVFIQPLEDCCVDEGTDIRLRGVLKGSRPIKISWLHNGEVARFGKASFNGREASFVVRECLPEDAGAYTCLAESSAGKTSCSAAVVVRDFESICGVQNRALKTPTSPSKSVMGNGTLPQTPKDELHKFKGSICMSPTGSDRQSPVSSPKEVVPKKRANSRIGRSLCFENPPQHVEVKVGQSARLTCSFTGSPPVASCWIRNKEQIVDGLELRTENTNRSSTLVIEEAKPQHTGRYTIVVKDRKSSAEHTITLSVIERPQPPASSPVISLVSSSSLVLSWSGPCYDGGSAILGYVVEVNNQGSAEPEVWRELTSECKSTSYKVCSGLQPQQEHCFRVKAYNVVGLSEPGPVSPVVRMEERDKIKEEEAPQMYTTVSVDSSHKVTEHYDMQEKLGMGKFGMVYKLIHKETGRVCAGKFYKGRRAKEREAARKEIELMNYLHHPKLVQCLAAYDHKSEMVMVMEFIAGGELFERIVDDNFEHTEPSSVHYMQQILEGIAYMHQQNIVHLDLKPENIVCVDTTGTSIKIIDFGLASRIDQNTPLKVMHGTPEFVAPEVINYEPVGLGTDMWSIGVICYILLSGESPFQGNSDAETLALVTAAQWEFDEESFDEITEEAKNFISSLLSKDPRRRMTCEQALAHPWMAAFKSKELTLTKSLSKEKMKRFLARQKWKKAGKAMLALKRMALLSKAEGSASPTTPGGESPLSPEAEEALTSLELKLQEPPVFTKRLKDRTVTQGSSARLSCHLTGYPDPEVLWLCGDEPIEESPTVQIEYEEDGQCTLVLAKVGPEDGNVYTCRATNDHGEAFCSAKLTVQK from the exons ACATGAATAGTGATGGCAGCAAACAGCGTTTTGTGTCGACCTTTAAAATGCGCATCAAGGCCCCCGGTCCATCACCTGCACCTGAGAACGGGCCAGGAGTTGTCGGCACAAGGACCTCAGTAAAATGTACTGATGCAG GGTCTAAACATCTGGATCCACCTGTCTTCATACAGCCTCTGGAGGACTGCTGTGTAGATGAAGGGACTGACATTAGGTTACGTGGAGTTCTCAAAGGAAGTCGACCGATCAAAATATCGTGGCTGCACAATG GTGAAGTGGCCCGTTTCGGGAAGGCTTCCTTCAATGGCAGGGAGGCCAGTTTTGTTGTGAGGGAGTGCTTACCAGAAGACGCCGGTGCCTACACCTGCTTGGCAGAAAGCAGCGCAGGGAAGACATCTTGCAGTGCTGCTGTGGTTGTAAGAG ACTTTGAAAGTATCTGTGGCGTGCAGAATCGCGCTTTAAAGACTCCCACTTCTCCATCCAAAAGTGTAATGGGAAATGGAACGTTACCGCAGACTCCAAAAGATGAGCTACACAAATTCAAAGGATCTATTTGTATGTCTCCTACAGGCTCTGATAGGCAGAGCCCAGTCTCATCTCCAAAAG AAGTCGTCCCAAAGAAGCGAGCCAACTCAAGGATAG GCCGATCGTTATGTTTTGAAAACCCACCGCAGCACGTGGAGGTGAAGGTGGGACAAAGCGCCAGGCTGACGTGTAGTTTTACTGGAAGCCCTCCTGTAGCATCTTGTTGGATCAGAAACAAAGAACAG ATAGTGGACGGCCTAGAGCTAAGGACAGAAAATACTAATCGGAGTAGTACGCTGGTTATAGAAGAGGCTAAACCCCAGCACACAGGTCGCTACACCATTGTAGTAAAAGACCGAAAGAGCTCAGCAGAACACACAATCACCCTTTCTGTTATAG AGAGACCACAACCTCCTGCCTCCAGTCCAGTGATCTCCCTTGTCTCCTCATCCAGTCTTGTGCTATCCTGGTCAGGCCCCTGCTATGATGGCGGCAGTGCCATCCTTGGTTATGTCGTTGAAGTAAATAACCAAGGAAGTGCTGAGCCTGAGGTTTGGAGAGAGCTAACAAGCGAGTGTAAGAGTACCTCATACAAAGTTTGTTCTGGGCTTCAGCCACAACAGGAACACTGCTTCAGAGTAAAGGCCTATAACGTAGTAGGACTAAGCGAGCCAGGCCCAGTGTCACCAGTGGTGAGAATGGAGGAAAGAG acaagataaaagaagaagaagccccTCAGATGTATACCACTGTGTCTGTTGACTCTTCCCACAAAGTTACGGAACACTACGATATGCAGGAGAAACTTGGAAT GGGAAAATTTGGGATGGTGTACAAGCTCATCCACAAAGAGACAGGACGTGTGTGCGCTGGGAAGTTCTACAAAGGACGCCGTGCCAAGGAGAGGGAAGCCGCTCGTAAGGAAATAGAGCTGATGAATTACCTCCACCACCCCAAACTGGTTCAGTGTCTGGCAGCATATGATCACAAGTCTGAAATGGTCATGGTGATGGAGTT TATTGCAGGTGGCGAACTCTTTGAACGTATTGTGGATGACAACTTTGAGCACACGGAGCCTTCAAGTGTGCACTACATGCAGCAGATCCTGGAGGGGATTGCCTACATGCATCAGCAAAACATTGTCCATCTGGACCTCAAACCTGAAAACATCGTATGTGTTGACACCACAGGCACCTCCATAAAGATCATCGACTTTGGCTTAGCCAGTAGAATAG atcaaaacacaccTCTGAAGGTGATGCACGGGACTCCAGAATTTGTGGCCCCGGAAGTGATCAACTATGAGCCTGTGGGTTTGGGGACTGATATGTGGAGCATTGGGGTGATCTGCTACATACT GCTCAGTGGGGAATCTCCGTTCCAGGGAAACAGTGATGCAGAGACCCTGGCCTTGGTCACAGCTGCTCAGTGGGAGTTTGACGAGGAGAGCTTTGACGAGATAACAGAGGAGGCTAAAAATTTCATAAGCTCCCTGCTCAGCAAAGACCCGAG GCGTAGGATGACCTGTGAACAGGCCCTTGCCCATCCCTGGATGGCAGCATTTAAGTCTAAAGAGCTCACTCTCACCAAGAGTCTGTCCaaagagaagatgaagaggTTTTTGGCTAGACAGAAGTGGAAG AAAGCTGGCAAGGCCATGTTAGCACTGAAGAGAATGGCTCTGCTCTCTAAGGCGGAAGGCTCTGCATCTCCTACAACTCCTGGAGGAG AATCACCCCTGAGCCCAGAGGCAGAGGAAGCGTTGACCTCCCTGGAGCTTAAGCTGCAGGAACCCCCGGTGTTCACAAAGAGGTTGAAAGACCGGACTGTAACTCAGGGATCCAGTGCCCGTCTCTCGTGTCACCTCACAG GTTACCCTGACCCGGAGGTGCTGTGGCTGTGTGGTGATGAGCCTATTGAGGAGTCCCCCACTGTGCAAATAGAGTATGAGGAAGATGGCCAGTGTACGCTGGTTCTAGCCAAAGTTGGCCCAGAGGACGGCAATGTGTATACCTGTAGGGCCACTAATGACCACGGGGAGGCATTTTGCTCAGCCAAATTAACTGTCCAAAAATAG
- the hsd17b1 gene encoding 17-beta-hydroxysteroid dehydrogenase type 1, translating into MPPFYSVAHFAVSSSLCSTGSFNVGELGSMDKKVVLITGCSSGIGLSLAVRLASDPDKTFKVYATMRNLSKKERLLESVKGLHRDTLDILQMDVTDWQSILDARDRIVEKRINILVCNAGVGLMGPLEVQSLNSMRHILEVNLLGTIQTIQAFLPQMKAQSQGRILVTGSTGGLHGLPFNEVYCASKFAIEGACESLAILLKHFNIHVSLIECGPVNTDFLVNLKKTELGDTSLQQVDTQTQRLYEKYLQHCRSVFQNAAQDTEDIVKVFLDAIQSPSPAFRYFTSTTGPPVTQLKVTEPDDSYISAMSKIIFSPEEQ; encoded by the exons atgCCTCCATTTTATTCCGTGGCTCATTTTGCAGTATCCTCCTCGCTTTGCTCCACCGGCTCTTTTAATGTAGGTGAGTTAGGCTCCATGGATAAAAAGGTGGTGCTTATCACAGGCTGCTCCTCGGGGATCGGTCTCAGCTTGGCTGTCCGGCTTGCCTCAGACCCAGACAAAACATTCAAAG TGTATGCAACAATGAGAAACTTGTCTAAAAAGGAGCGTCTTTTGGAGAGCGTGAAAGGCCTGCACAGGGATACTTTGGACATACTCCAAATGGATGTGACCGATTGGCAGTCCATCCTGGATGCAAGAGATAGGATTGTGGAAAAACGCATAAACATTCTGG TGTGTAATGCTGGTGTGGGTTTGATGGGGCCACTGGAGGTGCAGTCTTTGAACTCAATGAGGCACATCCTGGAGGTTAACCTCCTAGGTACCATCCAGACCATCCAGGCATTCCTGCCACAGATGAAGGCTCAGAGCCAGGGACGCATTCTGGTCACTGGCAGCACCGGAGGCCTTCATG GGCTCCCATTTAACGAGGTCTACTGTGCCAGTAAATTTGCAATAGAGGGAGCATGTGAGAGTTTGGCTATTCTCCTGAAACACTTCAACATTCA TGTGAGTCTCATTGAGTGTGGTCCAGTCAACACTGACTTCTTGGTCAACCTGAAGAAGACGGAGCTTGGGGATACGTCTCTCCAACAGGTTGACACCCAGACACAAAGGCTGTATGAAAAATACCTGCAGCATTGTAGATCTGTTttccaaaatgctgcacaagACACTGAGGATATTGTGAAG GTATTTCTAGATGCCATCCAGTCACCCAGCCCTGCCTTCAGATACTTCACCAGCACTACTGGGCCACCTGTAACCCAACTGAAGGTCACAGAACCAGATGACTCATACATCAGTGCTATGAGCAAAATCATTTTCTCACCTGAGGAGCAATAA
- the si:ch73-141c7.1 gene encoding coenzyme Q-binding protein COQ10 homolog, mitochondrial codes for MTNKTTPVLLKALLELYEAHSSKVVRGNTKRANFRILGSSGILEARRASLQFSPSTCVSTPSRSFINLAAPISNRRMEYTECRTLGYTPEQMYSVVASVDQYQHFVPWCKKSRVMRGRNGGLLAELEIGFPPLVERYISEVTIVPNYQVRAVCTDGSLFSHLETIWRFSPGDGNAADSCKVEFYVSFEFKSLLHSQLASVFFDEVVKQMVSAFESRAAKLYTNQEEVPLRRRSA; via the exons ATGACCAACAAGACGACTCCTGTTCTCCTCAAAGCGCTGCTGGAGCTATATGAAGCCCACTCTTCAAAGGTTGTCCGGGGAAACACTAAAAGAGCAAATTTCAG gatcTTGGGTTCTTCTGGGATCCTGGAAGCAAGAAGGGCAAGCCTCCAGTTCTCCCCTAGCACCTGTGTAAGCACGCCAAGCAGAAGCTTCATTAACCTGGCAGCTCCCATCAGTAACCGCAGGATGGAGTACACTGAGTGTCGGACGTTGGG GTATACTCCAGAGCAGATGTACAGTGTGGTGGCCAGTGTGGACCAGTATCAGCACTTTGTTCCCTGGTGCAAGAAGTCTCGGGTCATGAGGGGGCGAAACGGTGGCCTCCTGGCAGAGCTAGAAATCGGTTTCCCCCCTCTTGTCGAGCGATACATCTCTGAGGTCACTATTGTTCCAAACTACCAAGTCAGG GCTGTATGTACTGATGGATCTCTCTTCAGCCATCTTGAAACAATATGGAGGTTTTCCCCTGGAGACGGAAACGCAGCAGACTCGTGCAAAGTGGAATTCTAT GTATCATTTGAGTTCAAGTCTCTTCTGCACTCTCAGCTGGCCAGCGTCTTCTTCGATGAAGTGGTTAAGCAGATGGTTAGTGCCTTTGAGTCACGGGCAGCAAAACTTTACACAAACCAGGAGGAGGTACCGCTGAGGAGGCGGTCGGCATGA